The proteins below are encoded in one region of Aequorivita iocasae:
- a CDS encoding (Fe-S)-binding protein, whose product MSEQLKVPTMAEYMAQGKQPEILFWVGCAGSFDDRAKKITKAFVKLLNKANIDFAVLGTEESCTGDPAKRAGNEFLFQMQAMTNIEVLNGYEIKKIVTACPHCFNTIKNEYPGLGGNYEIMHHTQFLKSLMEEGRLKVEGGKFKGKRITFHDPCYLGRANGEYEAPRELLQKLEVELVEMKRCKSRGLCCGAGGAQMFKEPEPGKKDINVERTEEALETAPKIIAAACPFCNTMMTDGVKAKHAEDNVQVLDVAEMIANAEDL is encoded by the coding sequence ATGAGTGAACAACTAAAGGTCCCAACAATGGCCGAATATATGGCTCAAGGCAAGCAACCGGAAATACTTTTTTGGGTTGGCTGCGCTGGGAGTTTTGACGACCGTGCGAAAAAAATAACCAAAGCCTTTGTGAAATTGCTCAATAAAGCAAATATAGATTTTGCCGTTTTGGGAACTGAAGAAAGTTGCACCGGCGATCCCGCAAAAAGGGCTGGAAATGAGTTTCTTTTCCAAATGCAGGCGATGACAAATATTGAGGTTTTGAACGGTTATGAAATAAAGAAGATAGTTACCGCTTGCCCACATTGCTTTAACACTATTAAAAATGAGTACCCAGGGCTTGGTGGTAATTATGAAATTATGCACCACACCCAATTCCTAAAATCGTTAATGGAAGAGGGAAGGCTTAAAGTGGAAGGTGGAAAATTTAAAGGAAAGCGAATCACATTCCACGATCCGTGCTATTTGGGAAGAGCAAATGGCGAATATGAAGCTCCCCGCGAGCTGCTTCAAAAACTCGAAGTTGAGCTAGTGGAAATGAAACGTTGCAAATCACGCGGATTATGCTGCGGGGCCGGAGGCGCTCAAATGTTCAAGGAGCCTGAACCCGGAAAAAAAGATATTAACGTAGAACGTACCGAAGAAGCCTTGGAAACCGCTCCAAAAATAATTGCAGCGGCCTGTCCGTTCTGCAATACCATGATGACAGATGGCGTTAAGGCTAAACACGCCGAAGACAATGTTCAGGTGCTGGACGTTGCAGAAATGATTGCAAATGCAGAAGATTTATAA
- a CDS encoding ABC transporter ATPase: protein MLTDFKNLPDDSRIWIYQANRKLSDDEVTEITKLSEDFLTKWTAHGAELEAGLEIRYNRFIVLGLNQANASASGCSIDASVHFIQSLQEKFNVDLLDKMNVTFYSGEYIAYKPLADFRKMAKDKSVSKNTVVFNNLVNTKAEYLENWEVPAHESWHNRFLS, encoded by the coding sequence ATGCTTACAGATTTTAAAAACCTGCCAGATGATTCCAGAATATGGATATATCAGGCAAATAGAAAATTAAGTGACGACGAAGTTACTGAAATCACCAAATTATCCGAAGATTTTTTAACCAAATGGACCGCTCACGGCGCTGAGCTTGAAGCGGGACTTGAAATAAGATACAATCGATTTATTGTACTTGGGCTTAATCAGGCAAATGCTTCCGCATCGGGCTGCAGCATTGACGCGTCTGTCCATTTCATACAGTCCCTTCAGGAAAAATTTAATGTGGATTTACTTGATAAAATGAACGTAACCTTTTATTCAGGTGAATATATAGCTTATAAACCTTTGGCGGATTTCAGAAAAATGGCAAAGGATAAATCCGTTTCCAAAAACACAGTTGTCTTCAATAACCTCGTTAATACAAAGGCCGAATATCTTGAAAATTGGGAAGTACCTGCACATGAAAGTTGGCACAATAGATTTTTATCTTAA